From Saccharibacillus brassicae:
GACGGTTCACGAAGATCCAGCGCGAGCCGGCGAAGGCGCCTCGCACCTGCTCCCACAGCACGACCGGCGCCGCGATCGGCCGGTCCGACGCATCGTACGCCCGCAGCAGCGGCGTGATGAACGTGCTCATCGTGCCCGCCGAGCCCATCTGCTCCGGCAGATCGGCGTCGCGGGTCGTATGCGGCACCAGATTCCAGGTGCCGACGCTTGCTCCGGGCGAGTCCGCGCCCGGTTCGGAGCCCGCAGCGGAGCCCGGCTCCGCGCCGGCTGCTCCGCCGAACAGGATCTCGTCGCCGCGCAGCAGCGGCCGCTCCGGCGAAGCTTCCAGGCGGACCGCCCGGGAAGCGTCCACCGGCAGCGCTTCATGGATATGCAGCTGCTGGTGGTAGCCGGTCTGCTCCGGGCCGATCCGCCAGCGGCCGCTTTCCTGTCGTACCGGACGCTTGAACGGCGCGCCGCCGACGCTCAGCAGGCCGCCGCCTTTTTGGAGAAACTTCAGGATGCTGCTCCAGGCGCTCTCCGGGAAATACGGCGCATGCAGATTGACCAATACGCCGTTTCCGTCGCCGCAGCGATCGTTCAGGGCGTCGCCGAGATCGGCCGCGCTCGTCACGACGCCGTACGCGCCAAGTTCTTTCAGGCTCGGCAGCGGGCCGGAAGCCGGAAAGCTCGGATCGCGGAAAAAGATCACCCGTCCGTTCACCGGCTCCGCCGCTTTTTTCAAATAAGTTTCACTCACAGGATGCCCTCCTTCATCGATTTGTACACAAGCTGCGAGAACAGGCTGTTCGACCAGGCGAACCATTTGCGCGTAAACACCGTCGGGTCGTCCACATGGAACCCTTCGTGCATATAGCCGGTGTCCGCATCCGTGTTCTCCAGCATGGCGATCAACTCAAGCTTCTCTTCCTTGGTCTGTGCCGTCAAGCCCTGCATCGAAAGCGCCATATGCCAGACGTAATTCGGCGGGGTGTGCGGACTGCCGATTCCTTTTGCCGCCGTGCCTTCGTAATAGAACGGATTTTGTTTGCTCAATGCGAAGCGCCGCGTATTTTGGTAAATCGGATCGTCGGCGCTCGTGTAACCCAGGTAAGGAATCGACATAAGCCCCGGCGTGCCGGCGTCGTCCATCAGGCAGTGGTTGCCGAAGCCGTCCGTCTCGTACGCATAGATCGGCCCGAACTCCGGATGGCGGTACACGCCGTACAGCGCGATGCCCCGGTCGATTTCCTGCTCCAACTTTTGGAGTTCGCGCACATAATCCTGATCCCGGAAAATCCATTCGAAAAACTCCTGCATCTGGCGCAGCGCCACGACCGCGAACATATTGCCCGGGATGTTGTAATGAAAATCGCACGCGTCGTCGCTTGAGCGGAAGCCGGACCAGACCATACCCGTGTAGTTGACCGGCATGCCGAGCCCTTTGTTTTGCAGCGTGTCGTGCGCAATGCCGTTATCGCGGCCGAAACGGTACGGAGACTGCTCCATATGATACTGCTCGGTGCGGAACACCTTGACGATCTCTTCCATGGCTACGCGGAAATCTTCGTCGAAAATGTCTGTCAATTCCGTTTCCTTCCAATAAAGGTAAGCCAGACGCACGACGAAACAGAGCGAGTCGATCTCGAACTTGCGCTCCCACACCCACGGGGACATCTCGGTGCCGTCGTTTTTGTTCCAGTGCCAATCGTTGGCCGATTCGTTGAACGCGTTGGCATAAGGATCGATCCGCACGTATTGGACATGGCGCTTGATCAGCCCGCCGATAATCCGCTGAAGATCCTTGTCTTCTTTGGCAAAAGGAATGTAATGCACCACCTGCTCGACCGAGTCCCGCAGCCAGCTGGCCGGAATATCGCCGGTGATCACGAACGTCGTCCCGTCGTCCATAAGCTTGGTCGTCGTCTCCAGCGTGTTCGGAAAACAGTTCTTGAACAGTTGCAGCAGCTTGGGACGGTGCGCCAGCTCTTTGTCCGCCTCGTCCAGCACGGCCTGCACCGCCTGCGGCAGTTCGAATTTGGGCATCGGGATTTTGGGAAGTCTGAATTGTTCCAAGAGAATCGCTCCTTTTTGGGAAAAGATTGAAGGTGCTCGTGCGATTTATGCGATTTGCATGTTCGTTCGTGCGAATTGTCTGCTGCTTTATGCGACGTATGTGCTTGTTTGCGCGACTTGCCTGCTGCTTTATGCGACGTACGTGCTTGTTTGTGCGAATTGTCTGCTATTTTGCGCGACTTGTCTGCTGCTTTATGCGACGTGCGTGCTTGTTTGTGCGACTTGTCTGCTGCTTGATTCTTACTGCTTTCCGCTTTCTGCTTTGAGCTTTCCGACTCCTGCTTCCTGCTTCCTGCTTCTTGCTTCTTGCTTCTTGCTTCTTGCTTCTTGCTTCTTGCTTGCCACTTTTCGACTCTTCCGAGGAAATGTTGTCTTTTTGACCACATTTTCCGCTTGAAAGCTCTTTTTTTATCAAAATGTTGCTTTTATGAACACATTTTTGGCGAAAAAAGCGAAAATCGGCGAGGATGCGCTCAAAATGTTGACTTTATGATCACATTTGTATGAATCCGGCCTTTTTAGCAGCAAAATGTTGACTTTTCGATCACATTTGCCGGATTTGGGTTTGATTTTGTGTGGCTTTGGTTTGATTTTTGCTGGCTTCGATTTGATTTGGTTTGGCTTGGTTTTTGCTGGCTTCGATTTGGCTTGGTTTTAGTTTGGTTTGGTTCGGTATTGATTTGCTTTGATCCAATCCAATCCAATCCAATCCAATTTGATTCTATCCGGTTCGACCCGGTTTGCTCTGCTCGATTCGCCGGATTCGCGGACCGATCCCCGATCCCTGGCCGCTTCAACCCAAAACCGGCGCGCCGCAGCAACCGGTCCGGCCGTCAAAACGGCTGTCGGATTACTGCGGAGCGCCGGCGAATGAAGCAAAGGGACCGAAGCGAACGCAAGCCGGAGTCCGGTCCGATTCGGGTCTAGCTCCGCCGGATCAGTTTGACCGTCTTGATCTCGTACGGCTTGAACGTGAGCCATACGGCGGCGTTCTCGAGCAGCTCAAGCTCTTCGCCGTCTTCTTCCAGCGCGCCGGACAAGAACGCCCGCTCGAAGAGGTGACGCCAGTTCAGTCCGACCGTCTCGCGGCCGCCCGCCGACTCGTACATCCGCACGATGATGCCGGTTCCGTCTTCGGCCGGCTTGACCGTGTCCAGTATAACATGCTCGCCCGTGAAAATAATCAGCGACATCGAAGGCGGCAGATGGCCGGCGTGCGCAGTCGTCCGCACGACCGGGAGCTCCTGATTGAGCGCCGCGGCGGCCTGCACCGTATCGGCATCCACCCAGCTGCCCGCGTGCGGATACAGCGAATACGTGAAGTCGTGTTCGCCCAGATCCGCCTGCGTATCCGGCCATTTCGGCGCCCGGAGCAGTGACAGGCGAATCGTGCTGCCCTGAATGTCGTAGCCGTATTTGCAATCGTTCAGCAGGCTGACGCCGTAGCCGCGCTCGGAGACGTCGGCGAACCGGTGTCCGCACACTTCGAACTGCGCCTGTTCCCAGCTCGTATTGCGATGCGTCGGCCGCTCCAGCGAACCGAACGGAATTTCGTAGGTCGCTTTTTCCGCCAGCACGTCGACCGGGAATGCCACTTTGAGCAGCTTGTGCGCTTCGTGCCACGAGACGTGCGTCTTGAAATCGATACGGCGGTCGTATTTGTACAAAATCAGATCCTGTTCAATGATCGATTCGCCCAGCTTCCAGCGGAAGCGCAGCACGTCGCGCACGCCGCCCGAAGTGACGACCGAACGTTCCAGCAGCTCGGCCGCGCCCGCAGGCTGCTGCTCGAACCGCGGATCGATGTCCCACGCATCCCACTGCGTCGGACGGTCATGGAAGAACTGGAAGACGTTCGCCGCTTCGCCCGGCCGGATCACTTCGCGCTCCGCCTGCTTGTCGATCAGCGAGACGATCTCGCCCCGGTCGTTGAACGTCAACGTGTAATGCGGTGTCTCCCAGACGTCCGGGAACCCGTCTTCCGCAGCCAAGCCGGCGTGCGGCGCGATCGCCGATTGTGCCGGAAGAGCCAAGTCCGGAAGATCCGCGTCCGGACGGTCCGATACGGAGGACTTCGTTGCCGCCGGGAACTCCGATTCCGCCGAGAGCGCCGAAGCGTCTGCCGCTTCCCGCAGGGAAGACGCCGATTGTTCGCCCGCTCCCGCTCCCGCAGCCACTCCCTCTCCCGATCCCGCTTCGCGCAGCCAGATCGTGGTGTACCCGAGCGACGGAATATGCGGCACGTACACGGTCAGGCTTGCGCTGCCTTCGTCGTAGTCGGCTTCCAGAGGTTCGCCTGCCGAGTCGTAGGCTTCCTGCCCGGCCGCCTGTTCGATCGTGACGGACGCGAAGCGATTCCAGCCGAGGCTGTTGAAAATGACGTACGGCGTGCCTTCACCTTCGGTATGAATCCGCTCCGTCAGCGACTGCGTGCCGATATCGAGGCTGCGGCTGCCTTCGGCGAATACTTCCGCGTATTCCGCGTCCGACGTCTCGTACGTTTCCGTGATCGCCGAACCCGGAATAATGTCGTGGAACTGGTTGAGCAGGATCAGCTTCCAGCCCCGGTGCAGCGATTCCAGCGCTTCGCCGTAGCCGGCATGGGTGCGCAGGGCCGGCAGCGTGCCGTCCGCTCCCAAACTGAGCAGTTCGCCGCGCCCGGCTTCGCCAAGCCCGGCCGGTACTTCGCCGTCAGACTCCGCCGTATGCGCGATCTCCAGCGCTTCCATGCCCACGATTTCGTCCGCGCCCGCCGCCAGCACGTTCCACAGTTCCGCTTCGCGGTACAGCACTTCCGCTTTGCGGTTCGCCCGCTTGTTGTAGGCATGCGTCGTATACGTGCCGCGGTGCAGCTCCAGGTACAGGTCGCCGCGCCAGACCGGCAGTTCCGGCTCCGCCTGGCGGATGCCGTCGAAGAACTCCGCCGCCGTGCCGTAGCGGCTCGAAGGCTGGCCGACCATCAGCTCGGCGCGGTCGATATACTCCAGCATCTCGCGCGTCACGCCGCCGCCGCCGTCGCCGTGCCCGTACAGCAGCATCTGCTCGGGATGTTTGTCTTTTTGCCGGTAGGACTGCCAGTGTTCGTGCACGTCTTTGGGATGCGTGTGCTCGTTGACGCCGTGGTTCAGGTAGGACAGGATCGGCGTTCCGTCGATGCCGACCCAATGGAACAGATCGTACGGGAACACGTTCGTATCGTTCCAGTTCAGCTTCGTCGTCATGAAATAGTCCACGCCGCCGTGCTTGAGAATCTGCGGCAGCGACGCGCAGTAGCCGAACGTGTCCGGCAGCCATTCGATACGCGAGATTTTGCCGAATTCTTCCTGGTAGAAGCGCTGTCCGTACAGCATCTGGCGCATCAGCGATTCGCCGCTCGGGATGTTGAGATCCGGTTCGACCCACATGCCGCCGACCAGTTCCCAGCGCCCTTCGCGAATCCGGGCTTTGACCCGCTCGTACAGTTCGGGATCGTTCTGCTTGAGAAAATCGAACAGGATCGGCTGGCTCTGCGTGTACAGATAATCCGGATATTCGCGCATCAGCGTATCGACGCTCGAGAACGTGCGGCTCGTCTTGCGCACCGTCTCGCGCACCGGCCACAGCCAGGCGATATCGATATGCGACTGGCCGACCATGATCTCGCGGCCTTCGGCGTTGTTGCCTCCGATCTCGAGCGTACGGGTGCGAAGCTGCTGTTCGATGTTCGATACCGCCGCGCCTTCGCGCACGTCCGCTTCGTTCAATCCGGTAAAAGCATCCATCGCGCCGTGCAGAGCTTCCATCAGGCGCACGCGGCGGAAATCGGTGTCCGGCAGCAGCGCCGCCGAATCGCGCACGACGGTCACCGTGTACATGAGGCTGCGCACCGGTTCGTTCGGCAGCACGAGCAGACTGCGGATCGACGTGATCGGCGGCTTGATCGTCGCCTGCCGGTTCAGCGGATCGTGGGGCTCGGGAATGATATCGAACATTTCGATTTCGAGTTCCGGCGTCCGGCCGACATGCTTGAGATCAAGCGTGGCATACGTATGGTTGTCGTCGATGCCCTGATACGAAGCGCCGTTCACCCGCAGCAGCCCTTCGCCGCCGGAATCGAAGATCAGCCCCGCGGTGTCCGCGTTCCAATCTGCCGGCAGTTCAAGCTTCGCGCGGAAGAAATAGGTCGTGCCGTTCTTGCTCGGAAAAGGATT
This genomic window contains:
- a CDS encoding glycoside hydrolase family 125 protein produces the protein MEQFRLPKIPMPKFELPQAVQAVLDEADKELAHRPKLLQLFKNCFPNTLETTTKLMDDGTTFVITGDIPASWLRDSVEQVVHYIPFAKEDKDLQRIIGGLIKRHVQYVRIDPYANAFNESANDWHWNKNDGTEMSPWVWERKFEIDSLCFVVRLAYLYWKETELTDIFDEDFRVAMEEIVKVFRTEQYHMEQSPYRFGRDNGIAHDTLQNKGLGMPVNYTGMVWSGFRSSDDACDFHYNIPGNMFAVVALRQMQEFFEWIFRDQDYVRELQKLEQEIDRGIALYGVYRHPEFGPIYAYETDGFGNHCLMDDAGTPGLMSIPYLGYTSADDPIYQNTRRFALSKQNPFYYEGTAAKGIGSPHTPPNYVWHMALSMQGLTAQTKEEKLELIAMLENTDADTGYMHEGFHVDDPTVFTRKWFAWSNSLFSQLVYKSMKEGIL
- a CDS encoding alpha-mannosidase, whose product is MQRLNRFIHELSQRQWLRQEELKSWDITRSTYGLPGQYTGVEPYPQGKELNPFPSKNGTTYFFRAKLELPADWNADTAGLIFDSGGEGLLRVNGASYQGIDDNHTYATLDLKHVGRTPELEIEMFDIIPEPHDPLNRQATIKPPITSIRSLLVLPNEPVRSLMYTVTVVRDSAALLPDTDFRRVRLMEALHGAMDAFTGLNEADVREGAAVSNIEQQLRTRTLEIGGNNAEGREIMVGQSHIDIAWLWPVRETVRKTSRTFSSVDTLMREYPDYLYTQSQPILFDFLKQNDPELYERVKARIREGRWELVGGMWVEPDLNIPSGESLMRQMLYGQRFYQEEFGKISRIEWLPDTFGYCASLPQILKHGGVDYFMTTKLNWNDTNVFPYDLFHWVGIDGTPILSYLNHGVNEHTHPKDVHEHWQSYRQKDKHPEQMLLYGHGDGGGGVTREMLEYIDRAELMVGQPSSRYGTAAEFFDGIRQAEPELPVWRGDLYLELHRGTYTTHAYNKRANRKAEVLYREAELWNVLAAGADEIVGMEALEIAHTAESDGEVPAGLGEAGRGELLSLGADGTLPALRTHAGYGEALESLHRGWKLILLNQFHDIIPGSAITETYETSDAEYAEVFAEGSRSLDIGTQSLTERIHTEGEGTPYVIFNSLGWNRFASVTIEQAAGQEAYDSAGEPLEADYDEGSASLTVYVPHIPSLGYTTIWLREAGSGEGVAAGAGAGEQSASSLREAADASALSAESEFPAATKSSVSDRPDADLPDLALPAQSAIAPHAGLAAEDGFPDVWETPHYTLTFNDRGEIVSLIDKQAEREVIRPGEAANVFQFFHDRPTQWDAWDIDPRFEQQPAGAAELLERSVVTSGGVRDVLRFRWKLGESIIEQDLILYKYDRRIDFKTHVSWHEAHKLLKVAFPVDVLAEKATYEIPFGSLERPTHRNTSWEQAQFEVCGHRFADVSERGYGVSLLNDCKYGYDIQGSTIRLSLLRAPKWPDTQADLGEHDFTYSLYPHAGSWVDADTVQAAAALNQELPVVRTTAHAGHLPPSMSLIIFTGEHVILDTVKPAEDGTGIIVRMYESAGGRETVGLNWRHLFERAFLSGALEEDGEELELLENAAVWLTFKPYEIKTVKLIRRS